Genomic window (Musa acuminata AAA Group cultivar baxijiao chromosome BXJ1-9, Cavendish_Baxijiao_AAA, whole genome shotgun sequence):
AATGCTTGTAGATATGCATTACATTCCCTCACCAATCATGACACAAATGTAGGCCAACCTTCAGAATAACATAACTCTGTTACCTGAATTAAAGAAAGCATCCGGCTTTTAGAAACCACAGCTAATGGCTAGATATATATTGCAGGAGAAGTACTCAAGCAACTTAGAGGTACAAGTTTTCTTGGCCACACTGATGGCAATAGAAGATGAAATTTACAAAGTAATCCATGAATAATTATAAAAAGACAATAAAGGAAAATAATCACTAAGATTCCCCTTGAATTATCATCATGACTTAATACTTCCTACAAATGTGGATCTAAAAATGGAAGGTTTGCTTTATAATATTagtatggctattcaagaatgtaGAAGACACCCTATATGAATCTGGTACCAGACAACTCACCATTGAATGGAGAATCATATACTAAGCCCATGTTGGGGAGGATCTATTTACATGCCCATATCATGGAACAATAAAAGCTACAATCAGCTCATATGATCAATAAGAGGGTTAGGAATTAACTTCTTCGAATTGACTTGACCACTTCAAATGACATAAACAGATATTGCCTTCCAAAATTATTCCTCACCACTAAACTAAAGAGAAGTATAAGATAAAATATTACAGTCTGGAAGCAACAACTGAAATAATCGAGAAAAGCTGCTTAGTTGCTATCCAGCTTTGAAAGACATGATAAGCTTAATAATAGGCATATACCAACTCAAGAAGGTGATTATAGCAAGTTTTAGCATGAACTAGTGAGCATTTCCCAGCATAACAGATGAAGAGGACATTTGACCTTAAGCAAAGCAGATCGCTTTGAACAGCACCTGCCAGTGATACCTTTGTTTTTGCTAAGGTTGCCTTTGTGAAATTCTCAAAATAATAGCTTGACTAATTTTTTAATTTGAATTTTAGAAGATATACACATAAAACATTAGTTTGATAGTAGTGTATCAGATCTACTTGTTAAGGGTTGAAGCTAAAACATCAATCTAATGGTATTGCACCAAATGCACTTATCAAAACATTGATCTAAGGCTAAAGTTGCCTTTGTGAAATTCTCAAAACAATGGCTTGTCTATTttcattatttaaattttataagatacacacataaagcattagtttGATAGTGGTGTATTAGATCCACTTGAAGGGTTGAAACTAAGACAATGGTCTAATGGTAATGGACCAAATCCACTTATCAAAAAATGAGGGTTCTATCGATAGCCAGGTCTAGAGATCAAATCCTGTTTTCACTAGTCATTTGTAAAAACAATGATTTCAACTAccatatttaataatatttaaataatgcTTCCTTAGCTTTAGTTTGTTCTCCAATAGCCCATTGAGTTGGTATCTCGGCATATTAGGATAAACAAGACAATGTACCTTGAGCGAAGTGGTTATAAGCATGTTGACTACCTCTTATGAACATCTTAAATATGTGGAATGAAATCGATTCcacatattttttcttctttgtaATATAAAGGATTCTAAGATCAGAGGAACTCAAACTATTCCAAGTTGCTATGAGAATcagttgtttcttttgaagattgTTGTTACCTTCTCACTCATGATCCCCAAATCACTTTTTGTTAAGAAAATTAATAGCCATTAACCAAAAAAAAGGTAAAACATATGCAAGTTAGGTTCGATAAATAACGTTGTAGTAAATCTTGCATCGAATGATTTGGAATTATTATCAAATAACTACGGGACAACGATCATCAAATAACTATTGGCCAAAAGCTGAAGACTGTGGAACAGGGCTTTGAGGCTGGTGTAGCTGAAGAGCAGTACCGATAGCATCTCAAAGTTGGATTTGCAATATACACCAAAGAGCTATTGCAACAAGGGAATACGAATCTTTTGAATCAAAGGATTCGATTCCATATTACAGATTCATGTGTGTCAAAACCAACCTTCCAATTGCAAGAAATCCTACttcaaagaagaaacaaaacgCCGGCTCGATCGAAATCGCATTCCAATAAGCTATCTGCCGAACTGAAATCGTAACATATTACCTCGTAATCGTCCCCCACGATCGCCCTCGGCGGCCGTCCCATCCCTCGACTTCTTCTCCTCGTTATCTCGCCCAAAAGAACACCTCCGATCCTTATTCCCGAGTCGCTTCTCTCCGCCTCTGATCGGTATCTCGGCACTGTCAGTATCCCCGTCTTTGTTCGATTATGTTCCCCCAACCGAACTATCCTACACCACCGCTGGTCTTGCTTTGGTACTAATTACGTTACGTGTATCAACTTCCTGCTTTCTGATTGGACGAGTGATGGGTCCCAGGGGACTTTACGGCTTCTCACGATTCCAGTGGTGGGAAAAGGTACACTTCTGTTAAGTAGGAAAGCAATGTTACGGAACAATGAGGAAATACCACGTTGCAGCATATGAATGGTGGAGTTGAAGGAGCAGGATAAGCGATAGCCGCACATGAGGAGCACGGCAAGGACTCTTTCTCTGTCTCGGTCGCCGGTTTTGATTCTTTATGTTGGTTTTGGGGGTCCGAGTGCGGTCACCGCCGCAGCGTGCGGACAGAAACCGGCGTGGTCAGGCACCGTTGGGCTCCGCGTTGGTCGCACCCGACCGCAGGTGACGTTACCGTCGGGGGGGAGAGGAGGAAGTACACATCATGCACGGCCGACGGCATTCCACGTTCCGCCTCACCGACCTGGTGGGGATTCCTCccattctctctctccctctccctctccctctccctctatcCTGTTCCCAATCCTTTCCCCTTCCGTTTCTACCGAGCCTCCTCCTAACCCTGACCTTGTACCTCACGCCGATCCATGGATTCcggccgccgtcatctccaccaccaccaccatgccGGCGGAGGAGGGCGGGAGGATATCTGGAGCGAGGACGCGACGGGCGCCCTCATCGATGCCTGGGGCGATCGGCACCTCCGCCTCAGCCGGGGCAGCCTCCGGCAGAAGGACTGGAAAGAGGTGGCGGACGCCGTGAACGAGCGGCGGGAGGCGGTGGGGAAGCCCCCCAAGACCGACGCCCAGTGCAAGAACCGGATCGACACCCTCAAGAAGAAGTACAAGATCGAGAAGGCGAAGCCTGGGCCGTCGGAGTGGTCCTTCTTCTCGCGCCTCGATCTCCTCATCGGAGACGCCGCCACCGAGCCCTACCACCGCCCGACGCCATCCTTAAGATTGCAGCATTCTCACCCCCTGCCTAAACGTCACCCTTCGCTCGTTTCAACCGTCAAGCATCGGAACCCTAACGGGGCCGTGTATTTGGGGGGATCATCAGAGAGCTCTCCCGAGTTCGGCGACGGCAATGATGACGAGGATATTGAAGCCGACGCAGAGGCGgacgaggatgatgatgatgagcaggAGCGTAAGCTTAATGGGATGTTTGCCGGTGCATTGGCCGGGAAGCGGCGAAGAGATTGGGGGGTTTATGGTTGTGGCATGGGTGATGGTGATGGAGGCCACGGGCCGTTTAGTGAATTGGCAAGGGCGATCATGAAATTTGCTGATGTTTATGAGAGAGTGGAAAACTCGAAGCAGCGGCAGATGATGGAGTTGGAACTAAAACGGATGGAGTTTGCAAAGGATCTCGAGTTCCAGAGGATGCAGATGATCATTGAAGCTCAAATCGAGGTGGAGAAGATGAAGCGGCGAAAGAACACGTCTGGATCTGGTGAGTTTGCTGGAACATTCAGATCTTTATTATTTGCAGCCATGTTTGTCGTAGGTTGCTATCACAGACTAGAAATTGTACAGGTCGGAGCTATCGTGTTGTTACTCATAGATATCACT
Coding sequences:
- the LOC103996948 gene encoding trihelix transcription factor ENAP1; protein product: MDSGRRHLHHHHHAGGGGREDIWSEDATGALIDAWGDRHLRLSRGSLRQKDWKEVADAVNERREAVGKPPKTDAQCKNRIDTLKKKYKIEKAKPGPSEWSFFSRLDLLIGDAATEPYHRPTPSLRLQHSHPLPKRHPSLVSTVKHRNPNGAVYLGGSSESSPEFGDGNDDEDIEADAEADEDDDDEQERKLNGMFAGALAGKRRRDWGVYGCGMGDGDGGHGPFSELARAIMKFADVYERVENSKQRQMMELELKRMEFAKDLEFQRMQMIIEAQIEVEKMKRRKNTSGSGKS